In Helicoverpa zea isolate HzStark_Cry1AcR chromosome 7, ilHelZeax1.1, whole genome shotgun sequence, the genomic window GACACTTCATGGAGGTGATTTACTCGAATATGCAAGTATAGTATCAGCACGGAGCTTTGCCAATACCATAAAGGACTCGCTACACATTTTCGTTGACCATGTTCACTATAAAACCAGCAATTCAGTGGCTTACCACGGTCATTGTTGCCCGGCGTGTACCGTGAACAAAAACACAAATTGTGTGTCCACTCTCCTTTTGCATCGTCCCGACTGTTAGGTGCCAACTGCGCCTAATTGGTCTCGAACTAATTTCGACTTAATATAGTCTTTAATATGCATATGACTAGCGAACTCGGGTTTGCAAATCGTGGGTTTAAAACCTTCGTATTACAAGAGTATTTGCATTTGTAATCCGGTTATTATGTACATGTTACATACGCATGAATACTAATGTTAGGCACTCAATGAATCATCTGAGAGGTAATTAACCTTTAATCATTGACTTTGTACCTTGGTCTTGGCACTGATGTGGCAATTTActgtgaatattttaattacaacctGTTTTTTTCAACAAACATGATAAGGTTTGCCGACTATTTGTATACTGAATATAGGTAATGCAATATCAACGTGTAGACGGTGTAGTGTATACGCTcataattaggtacatattgCAATTACAAGCCTGTTTGCGTAGCGCTGTGATTATGCAAATTCTATATGAGTTTATTGCAAGCATCTTGGATAGGTAGTTTCATGTACATAGTATCATGAACTAGATCATATTAAGGAACGTAATACGTAAACTGTTAACGTGCGATGTTTATTACATTTctgtatattattattcttactATATCGGATCTAACAGAGTTACTCATTAGAAAATATCGCATTCACGTGCCATCAATATGTATACCTAACCAGATAATTTTACTGCATCCCATGGACTTAATTCTGCCACTTTTGAACAACCTCAACACTACGTATACAACTAAACattttgcttattttattttaaaattctgaatttaacaaACAGCAACAACATTTGCAAAATCTCAGAGACACGAGATTTTCACAAAATAGTAGTTCCAGCTGGGTCACCTGAACCTTTCGTTTATTTTACGACGTCTCCTGGGAATAAACGAAGCAGGCTATTCTTTTCCGGGAAATAGGTACACGTCATACGAGTAATGCCTACTTTTATATGTAGATAaggtatattatgtaatttactAGTTTATATGTAGATGAGTGTAGAGAAAATTTTCTCTAtgatactaaaaaaataaatatagaagaaTGGCTGTGCAATGTGAAAAAGTTCATCTTTATCAAAAGTTCATATTATGTGATAAAgatatttgttatatacttatttatatttttatgattcacTGTAATTATCTACATTGTGAGCTAGTATGTTATCATATCTTGGGTTCAATAAATAGGTCGAATAGATAAGTATAGTAATCTTTGACTGATAAAGTTaaaaatcacataaaaatataaaatattgttatggtGTAGATCAAAAGAGATAGATAAACTTTTAGGCACACATCTTTTCGGATTGTGATTTTAATAAGAAATCAaagccataaataaaataaagctgaaTAACTGTTTCCATAATATTCATGATTATCTGGAGAACAATGTAgacaataataaagaaaaacatctaAGCAgaatattaatagttttaaagtGGTCAAAGGAATTCCAAGGCCTTAGTTATTTCTTTGACCAATTGGCTCCTAGACTGGGCACTAATTTGATTAACAAGTGGCTACGATACTAATATTGACGGCAGCGCCTTGCCACCACACAAACTAGAAGCAATACTACCATTTGCCAATCTTCGTCCAATATGAACATATTTTGAAAAGAGCTAAATCCCAGCTGCCGAGATTTGGAAACTGCACTTCTACTAACTACGAACTGGACTGCATTCAAGAACGTCAAAGTAAATTATGAGGCTAACCCGCGGTAGTTCCAACATTATTTGAACGTATGTGTAACTGAAATTACTCACTTCTCTCATTAATTTCATCAGCCTGTAATCAGTCCTTTATCATCCAATCACACTTACCTACACGAGtcactaaaataattaagtaggtacatacttagttCAGTAAAAAAAGATTAACCCAATGACGTTTCATTCGTGCTGAGCTCGCAGTAAAAGAGCTAGACTGAGGAAATCCTACCACTACGTAACTTCTACCTGTATTTACCGCTAAGCAGCATTGCTGAGTTACACTGAAAGGCACATTagattttctaactttttattGGAGATGTCCAAATGTTCAACATTTTTGCCGTTCATTGGGGAtgcatttgaatttagaatgttTTAAGTGTcgatatatacatagatatacagGATCTTTTTGAAATACTGACTGATGAAGTTTTAAGTAATGAAACCGATTCAGGGGAGTTATTAAACTTGAAGCAAAAAGGTCCACCTAAATGGCAATTTACCTTGAAAAaacgagtatttttttttctactttataTTGCTAACTTTGTTCCGAGATTTTCAAACCTAAATACAAAGGTGAAGTGTACCTTGCATAATCATGTTTCCTTTTTTATGAGAAGGGTTATCTACGTAGTACTTAATGCTACtgatttgtataatttaattgtttagttttaacgtcaacaatttgtaaatgtttgcacgccgaatggcaaaatatggcagaacttatttatttttattataacaccGTTTActtttgtacccatatttgcaaaataaatatatctttatctttacgTAATGTTCTCTTTAAAAAGATCCACAGATTAATCGTAGTTGTCAGAAGTTCATTACAAAGTCTGAACTGACTCTCAGTTCAGAACTGTGAAAGAAGAAATTAAATGACGGTGTTATTCGCAAAGTCTAGTTTACCATGATAATCATAAAAAAGTAGTAGTAAATGTGGAGGAAAACCTTTGGGAGCGCACTAATTGAAAAGAACTTTATAACAAATAAGTATAATAAGGCATGTAGAACACCCTTTCAATTCctatgtttttaataaagtgTTTCAGAATTTACCATACTTTTATCACAGAAGTAATATTATCTACTAGGTAGTAGGTATTTGTTTCTTTAATTAGCCccctattaattaaaaatgttgcaATATATCTGTAAGAACGTTATTGTGCGAAAAACGAGTAATAAAACTCATGCAAATAAGTTAATTTGCGTCAGACACGGAAATTAGACGAAAATCCCAACGTGGCCATGTTacgagaatatattttttagtcaCCAAAAAGGCGAACTGAAGAGAATATGCTAATATTGTTAATTAGTGGCGTCTGCTGTCTTCCGGACGACTGCGAGAGAAAAATATGGGCACTGCCACTGACTTATGGAACACATTAATATTGTCCGCACTTCCGACAGCTAACTGCCTATTTTCCAGCCTCTAAATCTGACCATACCAAATCACGTGAACTGGCGAAATGTTACTCTAACTAAGGAATGGTCAAATCTGGCAAAATCATGTACCTAGTTATTACATTCTTTACGAATTAATTCGTACATAAGTTTTGCGCTTTGAAATTGAACAAagtgtgtaggtaggtacttgtctGAGTAATATTGCAATACTAAAAAAACATAGCTCAAATCGAGATCGCGAAATATTTTTGCTGATTTGAAATGTAATACGAAACGTATTTAAAATACGATTGCTGTAGGTACTGTAATCTCTAAAACAACACGGGGATTTGAAACCACTATTTTTAATCGGATATAgactaataaattaaagttgTATAAACCGAAATTGTGTGAGTATATCGCCGCAAAGCCCCGCAAACAGTGAGGTGAGCAAGCACAAAGAGCACTACTGTAAATCAGATGTACCGCGCGGGAGATTTATGAGCAAATAAAACGACCACAGCGACGCCCGGCCATCGCATggaataatttcaatttaacgCCAACTACGTACGATAAATTAATGTTAAGTGTACACAGTACAAACTATTGGTACTCTCGTTAGTGTCCACTAATTATATAACTCGTAATAATCGAAAATTACATAATGCGTTGAATAGTCCATTCAGCTTCGTGATCAAATTACAGGTTATTAGGTAACTGCCTTGTAATTTGCAAACATTCGGtgcgtattttaatttaaaagattgCTTTAAGTTTATGGCTTGACATTTTATTCTGCGCACTTATAAAGGTCGACAGGTGACAGAGTTGCAACTACATAATTCATTcctgcaattaaaaaaaacgtcATAACTATTTCTCATTTACCTGGTAAGTATAAGCGATAACGACAATAgcgctagtaaataatatattattacgtTGCTTGCAAAAAAAGTAAAACCTCCAGTTACACAACTATTCTAACAAGTATGGTAAATAGCACGATGTTTAGGTAAATAATGTCTATAATACTCCCTGTCTTGTGAAAAGTCTTGGAAACCATAACGGGAATACCGTTTGCATCTAACTAAACAGCAATAAATAGCGATGTGTCTTAAGACCACAACGGTGCTTAGCGTTGCTTGAATAATTGCTGGACCATTACTTACCTATCATAATCACCTATATCCGTCACTCAGCGGCTGTGTGTACTACATCACAGACTCTGATTTACGCGTAACAGCACTTTAACGCGCTGCTTGTAATCTCTGAACATACATTTATTGAACATGCATAACGATACAATGGTACATTTTGTCACGATACGTTATTGTATACTACGAAGCTGAAATTTATAAGATTGTTGGTTTAGAATGGCTATGAAACTATTTTAGTACCTCTATAAGTACATAGTTACACTTCCTATATTTTACTACTCGTAAAATAGTGCTTGCTTTCCCTGAGGAGTTTTGTAGAAGTTTATCTAAGCACATCTTCAATGCTAGAAATGTTCTTGGGTAAGTAAAATATCGCAGCTATCAACTCATTTAAAACCTAACCTCattcgacgacctcgatggcgcaatggtcatcatgccggaccgccgaacggtcgtgttcggtcgacatttgtgtgatgagcatgcttgttggccgtggtctggatgttatgatatgtatttataaatatgtatatatgtagctatatgtagtttatcagttgtgttagcacccataacacaagttaatgaataacttaccatggggctaaccgaccgtgtgtgaaaaaggtgtcccgacattatttatttatttaacactacctgtaggtatacctatacgATTTGAAGTAACGATATAATATGCATGATGAAATAAAGGATCTAAgtacattttgtattatttcttaACGATTTCAATTTTTGCTTCATAATAAAAGTCACCGTGACTCGGCAATACAAGTTTTTTATCACACAGCAACTGCTCATACGATAAAAAAATAGCCACTTCATACTACAAATAGGACAATATTCCCATGTGTTAATGATTGCATTGACTTAGTACCTGCTACTAATTTAATTATCTACAAATGAATAATCATACTAGAACATACAACCACTTTCGTGCAAATAGAAACCTTGTTGAAAAATCTTCCGGTTATCTTTAAGTAATGCGATTAGATCATATTTCATATTCTTGCATCATTTCGTCCTTGGTACATATATACTAGCCATTAAATTATACTAAGTTGATATTCATGTCGAGTGTGTGCAACTAGTGTTGTTGTCTGCCATGATTTTCATTGTATCAGTGATAATTTTGATTATCACAACATTATGTGTtgtattaaaagtttattgtaaaTTGACAACGGGAATATGTAAAAGTAGTAAACATTTAGTTGGTAAAGTTGCCATAGTGACGGGTGGTAACAAAGGCATTGGTTACGAGACGTGCAAAGATTTCGCTGAACGAGGAGCTAAAGTTATCCTCGCGTGCAGGAGCGAGCGATTGGGAACAGCCGCACGCGACGCTATCATCTCCGCCACGGGCAACTCCGACATTCACTTCAAAAAGCTTGATCTCTCCTCACTGGCTTCTGTTAGAGCATTCGCTGAAGATATAATCAAGACTGAAAAACACATTGACATACTAGTCAACAATGCTGGTGTTTTTGaagtagaaaaagaaaaaaccgaAGACGGACTATTATTAGCGGCGCAAACGAATCATTTTGGTCCGTTTTTACTGACCAACTTGCTCCTTCCGTTATTAAAATCTTCTGCGCCCAGTCGGATTGTAAACGTGTCATCAGAAGCATACAGATTTGGGAAACTCGAATTTGAT contains:
- the LOC124631796 gene encoding retinol dehydrogenase 14-like, coding for MIFIVSVIILIITTLCVVLKVYCKLTTGICKSSKHLVGKVAIVTGGNKGIGYETCKDFAERGAKVILACRSERLGTAARDAIISATGNSDIHFKKLDLSSLASVRAFAEDIIKTEKHIDILVNNAGVFEVEKEKTEDGLLLAAQTNHFGPFLLTNLLLPLLKSSAPSRIVNVSSEAYRFGKLEFDNLNAEKETEETYSYSQVYQNTKLFNILMTAELAKILKGTGVTANSLHPGFVATDIILNVKKGFFRLFALFGNAFSKTWWEGAQTTVYLAVSPEVEGVSGKYFSDCREQSLRGVANDKDLARKLWDVSEKLVGLK